From a single Sphingobium lignivorans genomic region:
- a CDS encoding homogentisate 1,2-dioxygenase, whose translation MRHGLVAALVGIALMTSLSDARAQQDVKGCAAGSATMPPELLGWSSRRPIAASSDASGLRAATLVIGSAADATLKSTSEVRYVTRPEKPGGSVSYGGLFAFTVEQAGIYRVALGSGAWIDVLRGRTAVASTAHGHGPDCSGIRKMVDFPLTPGRYTLQIAANGEPKLSLMIARLP comes from the coding sequence ATGCGCCATGGTCTTGTCGCAGCACTGGTCGGGATCGCACTGATGACGTCCTTGTCGGACGCCCGCGCCCAGCAGGACGTAAAGGGCTGCGCTGCCGGTTCGGCGACCATGCCACCCGAGCTCTTGGGGTGGTCTTCACGGCGGCCGATCGCTGCATCCAGCGATGCGTCGGGCCTTCGCGCCGCGACTCTCGTCATCGGTTCTGCGGCGGACGCGACACTCAAGTCGACCAGCGAAGTCCGCTACGTGACGCGCCCTGAGAAGCCCGGCGGCTCGGTCAGCTATGGCGGCCTGTTCGCCTTTACGGTCGAACAAGCGGGCATCTATCGCGTCGCGCTCGGCTCCGGGGCGTGGATCGATGTGCTGCGGGGCAGGACTGCAGTCGCATCGACGGCGCATGGTCACGGGCCGGACTGCTCGGGCATCCGCAAGATGGTCGATTTCCCGCTGACGCCGGGCCGGTACACGCTCCAGATCGCGGCGAACGGGGAGCCGAAGCTTTCGCTGATGATCGCCCGGCTGCCCTGA
- a CDS encoding winged helix-turn-helix domain-containing protein codes for MVRKGALKLKAQIFCGDQPAIGPGKADLLEAIDREGSIAAAGRAMGMSYRRTWMLVDTMNRSWKDKLVETTKGGGPSKGARLTDCGRTVLDAYRALEQQLAEAAEGRLRTLTALLLDTPREASEPARAASTPAATN; via the coding sequence ATGGTCAGGAAAGGGGCTCTCAAGCTCAAGGCGCAGATATTCTGCGGCGATCAGCCGGCCATCGGCCCCGGCAAGGCCGATCTGCTCGAAGCGATCGACCGCGAAGGCTCGATCGCGGCCGCGGGCCGCGCGATGGGAATGAGCTATCGCCGCACCTGGATGCTAGTCGACACCATGAACCGATCCTGGAAAGACAAGCTCGTCGAAACGACCAAAGGCGGCGGGCCGTCCAAGGGCGCGCGGCTGACCGATTGCGGCCGAACGGTGCTCGATGCCTATCGCGCGCTTGAGCAGCAGCTTGCGGAGGCGGCCGAAGGGAGGCTCCGCACGTTGACTGCGCTCTTGCTCGACACCCCACGAGAGGCGAGCGAGCCGGCCCGAGCGGCATCGACGCCGGCAGCAACGAATTAG
- a CDS encoding TOBE domain-containing protein — MKISARNQIAGTVVSVTPGAVSASVKIDIGGGNIVTSSVTNEAVADLGLSAGDKVTVIVKASDVLIGK; from the coding sequence ATGAAGATAAGCGCGCGCAATCAGATCGCAGGAACAGTCGTTTCTGTTACGCCAGGTGCGGTGAGCGCTTCGGTCAAGATCGACATCGGCGGCGGCAACATCGTCACGTCCAGCGTGACCAACGAAGCCGTGGCTGATCTGGGTCTTTCCGCTGGCGACAAGGTGACGGTCATCGTGAAGGCGAGCGACGTCCTGATCGGCAAGTAG
- a CDS encoding cytochrome c peroxidase, with protein MRRVARNGLGIAAALLTIAAAHSPQWRWNLLAGMAPPPVPIDNPMSAAKVELGRRLFYEADLSIDGTMSCGTCHSQKHAFADDNRTRPGVYGDPGRRNVPGLANVGYAARLTWADPRLTSLELQVAVPVLGEHPVEMGMKGKEAEIARRLASDSCYIRMFQTAFPEVNGAIDMTTVAKALAAFERTMLAFDTPFDRSRRGRADAMIPAARRGAELFFGRADCASCHGGPNFTDDGFHALEVPTRGTDRGLGEVTGIASDDGKFRTPGLRNVALTAPYMHDGESPTLIDAVRHHRTVASIERLSEPDIADLVAFLRALTDQRFITDPQFALPMKACGKKL; from the coding sequence ATGCGCCGCGTCGCACGTAACGGTTTGGGGATCGCGGCTGCTCTTCTGACGATCGCAGCTGCCCATTCGCCGCAATGGCGCTGGAACCTTCTAGCCGGAATGGCGCCGCCCCCGGTTCCCATCGACAACCCCATGAGTGCGGCCAAGGTCGAACTGGGCCGGCGGCTATTCTATGAAGCCGACCTGTCGATCGACGGCACCATGTCCTGCGGCACGTGCCATTCGCAAAAGCATGCCTTCGCCGACGACAACCGCACGCGTCCCGGCGTGTATGGCGATCCCGGCCGCCGCAATGTCCCCGGGCTCGCCAACGTCGGCTATGCGGCAAGGCTGACCTGGGCCGACCCGCGCCTGACGAGCCTGGAGTTGCAGGTCGCTGTGCCGGTGCTAGGCGAGCATCCGGTCGAGATGGGCATGAAGGGCAAGGAGGCCGAGATAGCGCGGCGGCTCGCCAGCGATTCTTGCTACATTCGGATGTTCCAGACGGCCTTTCCCGAGGTGAACGGCGCGATCGACATGACGACCGTGGCAAAGGCACTCGCGGCATTCGAGCGCACGATGCTGGCGTTCGATACGCCCTTCGATCGCTCTCGCCGGGGGCGGGCCGATGCGATGATCCCAGCGGCGCGACGCGGTGCCGAGCTGTTTTTCGGACGCGCTGATTGCGCCAGCTGCCATGGCGGGCCGAACTTCACCGACGATGGCTTCCATGCCCTCGAAGTTCCGACGCGGGGAACCGATCGGGGTCTCGGGGAGGTGACGGGCATCGCTTCGGACGATGGCAAATTCCGTACGCCCGGGCTCCGCAATGTGGCCCTGACTGCGCCCTATATGCACGACGGCGAAAGCCCGACATTGATCGATGCTGTTCGTCACCATCGTACTGTTGCCTCGATCGAGAGGCTTTCGGAACCCGATATTGCCGATCTCGTCGCCTTTCTCAGGGCCTTGACCGATCAGCGTTTCATCACAGACCCGCAGTTCGCGTTGCCGATGAAGGCGTGCGGCAAAAAACTCTGA